The following proteins are co-located in the Hyphomicrobiales bacterium 4NK60-0047b genome:
- the rpsT gene encoding 30S ribosomal protein S20 — translation MANTKSAKKAIRKIARKTAINKNRRSRMRTFIRQVEEAISAGDQTVAQQALVAAQPEIMRSAQKGILHKNSASRKVSRLSARIKALSA, via the coding sequence ATGGCCAATACTAAATCGGCTAAAAAAGCCATTCGTAAAATTGCCCGCAAGACGGCAATTAACAAAAACCGTCGCAGCCGTATGCGTACTTTTATTCGCCAAGTTGAAGAAGCTATTTCAGCTGGTGACCAAACAGTTGCACAACAAGCTCTTGTTGCGGCTCAGCCAGAAATTATGCGCAGTGCCCAAAAAGGCATCCTGCACAAAAATAGCGCTTCACGTAAAGTCTCTCGTCTTTCTGCTCGAATTAAAGCCCTTAGTGCTTAA
- the gyrB gene encoding DNA topoisomerase (ATP-hydrolyzing) subunit B, which produces MSDEPQENPAPASSEQGEDYGADSIKVLKGLDAVRKRPGMYIGDTDDGSGLHHMVYEVVDNAIDEALAGHCDTVNVILNADGSVTVNDNGRGIPVAIHSEEGISAAEVIMTQLHAGGKFDQNSYKVSGGLHGVGISVVNALSTELELTIWRDDKEHQIKFEHGVSTKPLEITGDAAGRKGTQVRFLPSPETFTMIEFDYKTLEHRLRELAFLNSGVRIVLTDNRGADPVIEELLYDGGLEAFVKYLDENKSPLIDTPITVSAEKDGITVEVAMWWNDSYHEKVLCFTNNIPQRDGGTHLAGFRGALTRVVNGYANSSGIAKKEKVSLTGDDAREGLTCVLSVKVPDPKFSSQTKDKLVSSEVRPVVESSLNEVLSQWFEEHPTEAKILINKVVEAAAAREAAKKARELTRRKGALDVASLPGKLADCQERDPAKSELFLVEGDSAGGSAKQGRNRENQAILPLRGKILNVERARFDKMLSSQEIGTLITALGTGIGRDDFNIEKLRYHKIIIMTDADVDGAHIRTLLLTFFYRQMPELIEGGYLYIAQPPLYKVKRGNSEQYLKDQTAFEDYLIDSGLDETSLHLANGEVRSSQDLQQIVYNAKEFEATLKGLHSRYTRSVVEQAAICGALDPELLNTPDKASAVTAQIAERLNAISDETEKGWEGKVRDDKGLSFSRRLRGVKEVHVLDEALINSADARKLNSFFTSLDEVFSGMAKLVRRDDTKEINGPVALLEAVYDIGRKGLSMQRYKGLGEMNADQLWDTTLDSSVRTLLQVKIGELDEADDIFSKLMGDVVEPRREFIQDNALSVDNLDV; this is translated from the coding sequence ATGAGTGATGAACCACAAGAAAATCCAGCGCCAGCTTCATCTGAACAAGGTGAAGATTACGGTGCGGATTCAATTAAGGTCTTGAAAGGTCTTGATGCCGTTCGTAAGCGCCCTGGTATGTATATTGGTGATACTGATGATGGCTCAGGTTTGCATCATATGGTGTATGAAGTCGTGGATAATGCCATTGATGAAGCGTTGGCTGGCCATTGCGACACTGTAAATGTGATCCTCAATGCCGATGGCTCTGTCACTGTGAATGATAATGGCCGCGGTATTCCGGTTGCTATTCACTCTGAAGAGGGAATATCAGCTGCAGAAGTGATTATGACACAACTGCACGCTGGCGGTAAATTTGACCAAAATTCTTATAAAGTTTCTGGTGGTTTGCACGGTGTGGGCATTTCTGTGGTGAATGCTCTTTCAACTGAATTAGAGCTAACCATTTGGCGGGATGACAAAGAGCATCAAATTAAATTTGAACATGGTGTTTCAACAAAGCCACTTGAAATCACTGGTGATGCTGCCGGGCGCAAGGGAACGCAAGTGCGCTTCTTGCCTAGCCCAGAGACGTTCACCATGATCGAGTTTGACTATAAAACGCTTGAGCATCGCTTAAGAGAACTTGCGTTTTTGAACTCTGGTGTGCGCATTGTTTTAACGGATAATCGCGGCGCTGATCCGGTGATTGAAGAGCTGCTCTATGATGGTGGCCTAGAAGCTTTCGTTAAGTATCTAGATGAAAATAAAAGCCCGCTTATCGACACACCTATCACAGTGAGTGCTGAAAAAGATGGCATCACTGTTGAAGTCGCGATGTGGTGGAATGATAGCTACCATGAGAAAGTTTTGTGTTTTACCAACAACATCCCGCAAAGAGATGGCGGTACGCACCTGGCCGGATTTAGAGGGGCGTTAACCCGTGTGGTCAATGGCTACGCTAACTCTTCTGGTATTGCCAAGAAGGAAAAAGTTTCTCTTACTGGTGATGATGCTCGTGAGGGGCTGACCTGTGTGCTTTCAGTGAAAGTGCCTGACCCGAAATTCTCATCTCAAACCAAAGATAAGCTTGTTTCTTCAGAGGTGCGCCCTGTTGTTGAAAGCTCGCTTAATGAAGTTCTTAGTCAATGGTTTGAAGAGCACCCAACTGAAGCTAAAATTCTCATCAATAAAGTTGTTGAAGCAGCTGCGGCAAGAGAAGCGGCTAAAAAAGCACGCGAACTGACACGGCGCAAGGGTGCGCTTGATGTTGCGAGTTTGCCTGGAAAATTAGCGGATTGCCAAGAGCGTGATCCGGCTAAATCTGAACTCTTCCTCGTCGAGGGCGATAGCGCGGGTGGGTCTGCCAAACAAGGCCGTAACCGGGAAAATCAAGCCATCTTGCCACTTCGTGGTAAGATTTTGAACGTAGAGCGAGCTCGGTTTGATAAGATGCTTTCTAGCCAAGAAATTGGCACACTAATCACAGCGCTTGGCACTGGCATTGGCCGCGATGATTTTAATATTGAGAAATTACGCTACCATAAAATCATCATCATGACGGATGCGGACGTTGACGGCGCGCACATTCGCACCCTCTTACTCACCTTCTTCTATCGGCAAATGCCAGAGCTTATCGAAGGTGGCTATCTATATATTGCTCAACCGCCGCTTTATAAAGTGAAGCGAGGAAACTCAGAACAATATTTGAAAGACCAAACTGCTTTTGAAGATTACTTAATTGATAGTGGGCTTGATGAAACCAGTTTGCATTTGGCAAACGGTGAAGTTCGCAGCTCGCAAGATTTGCAGCAAATTGTTTATAATGCGAAAGAATTTGAAGCTACGTTAAAGGGCTTGCATAGCCGTTATACTCGTTCTGTTGTTGAACAAGCTGCTATTTGCGGCGCTCTTGATCCTGAACTTTTGAACACGCCTGATAAGGCTTCAGCTGTAACGGCACAAATTGCGGAACGTTTGAACGCTATTTCTGATGAAACAGAAAAGGGCTGGGAAGGCAAAGTGCGTGATGATAAGGGCCTTAGTTTTTCCAGGCGGTTACGCGGTGTGAAAGAAGTTCATGTGCTTGATGAAGCCCTCATTAATTCAGCTGATGCTCGAAAATTAAATAGCTTTTTCACTTCTCTTGATGAAGTTTTTAGTGGGATGGCGAAATTGGTTCGCCGTGACGATACTAAAGAGATCAACGGTCCCGTTGCTTTACTCGAAGCTGTTTATGACATTGGCCGCAAGGGTTTGAGCATGCAGCGCTATAAGGGACTTGGTGAGATGAATGCTGACCAGTTATGGGATACCACACTCGATTCATCCGTTCGCACGCTCTTGCAAGTGAAAATTGGTGAACTTGATGAAGCTGATGATATCTTCTCGAAACTGATGGGTGATGTTGTTGAACCGCGCCGCGAGTTCATTCAAGACAATGCGCTTAGCGTTGATAATCTGGATGTTTGA
- the recF gene encoding DNA replication/repair protein RecF, with the protein MTSAFKTHPTEQDGSLPEGVDDTVSSGSERNWIEQISLHQFRNYSSLKLNLSPKPIVLVGSNGAGKTNLLEAVSLLSPGQGLRRAVTADLAAFSGDGDWAVSAKVHGAMGEAQIGTGVTGAALSESVRRKVRIDGETLSSSTPLGQSIQILWLTPAMDGLFTGAASERRRFLDRLMLVFNPETRKQWSQFERAMRQRNKLLETHETSDYMFVGLEIQMAEYGVALAASRLEAIERLRGVIRDTRDEQTAFPFATLGLDGILEKALETKAAVDVEDEYRIILRENRMQDRAAKRTLEGPHRTDFVVGHGPKAMPAKLCSTGEQKALLTGLILAHARLVHDKAGGYAPLLLLDEIAAHFDQERRHALFEEILKLNCQAWMTGTDHSSFEFFGKNAQIFTVDGAEIVA; encoded by the coding sequence TTGACCAGCGCTTTTAAAACACACCCCACAGAACAAGATGGGTCTCTCCCTGAGGGAGTTGACGACACAGTAAGCAGTGGGAGTGAGCGTAATTGGATTGAACAAATTTCATTGCATCAATTCAGGAATTACTCCTCTTTAAAACTTAATTTATCCCCTAAACCCATTGTTCTTGTTGGCTCCAATGGTGCGGGTAAAACCAATTTACTGGAAGCAGTTTCACTGCTTAGCCCTGGTCAGGGGTTAAGGCGGGCGGTAACAGCTGATTTAGCTGCCTTTTCTGGAGATGGGGACTGGGCCGTGTCAGCTAAAGTTCATGGCGCCATGGGAGAAGCGCAAATTGGCACTGGTGTTACAGGCGCGGCTCTTTCAGAGAGTGTGCGACGCAAAGTGCGAATTGATGGGGAAACGCTAAGCTCTTCCACCCCCCTTGGGCAATCCATACAGATATTATGGCTTACTCCTGCCATGGATGGTCTGTTTACAGGTGCGGCTTCTGAGAGACGGCGTTTTCTTGATCGGCTTATGCTGGTTTTTAACCCGGAGACGCGCAAACAATGGTCTCAATTTGAACGTGCTATGCGTCAGCGTAATAAACTACTCGAGACCCATGAAACATCTGATTACATGTTTGTTGGCCTTGAAATCCAAATGGCTGAATATGGCGTTGCTCTGGCTGCTAGCCGTCTTGAAGCGATCGAGCGCTTGCGTGGTGTGATCAGAGACACAAGAGATGAACAAACAGCGTTTCCTTTTGCAACTCTTGGGCTTGATGGAATTTTGGAAAAGGCGCTTGAGACAAAGGCTGCTGTTGATGTTGAAGACGAGTATCGCATAATACTGCGCGAAAACAGGATGCAAGACCGCGCTGCTAAACGCACATTAGAGGGCCCCCACAGAACTGATTTTGTTGTCGGGCACGGTCCAAAAGCCATGCCAGCTAAGCTTTGCTCAACTGGCGAGCAAAAAGCACTTTTAACGGGGCTCATTTTGGCTCATGCCAGACTTGTTCACGATAAAGCTGGTGGATATGCGCCGCTTTTGCTTTTAGACGAAATTGCCGCTCATTTTGACCAAGAAAGACGTCATGCATTGTTCGAAGAAATCCTAAAACTGAACTGTCAGGCGTGGATGACAGGCACTGATCACTCCAGCTTTGAATTTTTTGGGAAAAATGCCCAAATATTCACCGTTGATGGCGCTGAAATAGTCGCATAA
- the dnaN gene encoding DNA polymerase III subunit beta, with translation MQLVIEKSALLKALSHVTSIVERRNTIPILSNVLLIASGDHLCLTATDLEREVIEKVPAKIGSEGGTTVQAHVLHDIVRKLPDGADVELSRGDDDRVMLAAGKGRYDLQALPSDDFPELSTDDLSHKFSLKSADLKQLIEKTKFAISTEETRYYLNGIYLHEAETDGTSMLRAVATDGHRLAQVEVNLPDGASGLPGVIIPRKTVAEVQRMVADTESDVTIEMSDAKIRFSVGDLVMTSKLIDGTFPDYSRVIPTANDKALSVSREIFAKAVDRVSTLSSDRGRAVKLNLSDQKLVLTVNNPDSGSATEEITVDYNDDDLEIGFNARYLMDITQQLESDTANLLLADPGSPTMVRDGDDLSALYVLMPMRV, from the coding sequence ATGCAACTTGTCATTGAAAAAAGCGCTCTTCTTAAAGCTCTTAGCCATGTAACAAGCATTGTGGAGCGGAGAAATACCATTCCGATTTTGTCTAATGTTTTACTGATAGCTTCTGGTGACCATCTTTGCTTAACCGCAACAGATTTAGAACGCGAAGTGATTGAGAAAGTGCCTGCTAAAATCGGTAGTGAAGGTGGTACGACAGTTCAAGCGCATGTTTTGCATGATATTGTTCGAAAATTACCTGATGGGGCTGATGTTGAATTGTCTCGCGGAGACGATGACAGAGTGATGCTGGCAGCTGGTAAAGGGCGCTATGACTTACAAGCGTTACCTTCTGATGATTTCCCTGAACTGAGCACAGATGATTTAAGCCATAAATTTTCACTAAAATCTGCAGATTTAAAGCAACTCATTGAAAAAACAAAATTTGCGATCTCAACTGAAGAAACTCGCTATTATCTCAATGGTATTTATTTGCACGAAGCTGAAACTGATGGCACCTCAATGTTGCGTGCTGTTGCCACTGACGGGCACCGTTTAGCACAGGTTGAAGTTAATTTGCCTGATGGTGCGTCTGGTTTACCTGGTGTTATTATTCCGCGCAAAACCGTTGCTGAAGTTCAAAGAATGGTTGCTGACACTGAGAGTGACGTAACTATTGAAATGTCAGATGCGAAAATTCGTTTCTCAGTTGGTGACCTTGTGATGACATCAAAACTCATTGATGGCACATTTCCTGACTATAGCCGCGTTATTCCAACTGCGAATGATAAAGCACTTTCTGTTTCTCGTGAGATCTTTGCCAAGGCTGTTGATCGGGTTTCAACACTCTCATCCGATCGCGGACGTGCTGTGAAATTAAATTTAAGTGATCAAAAACTTGTTCTTACAGTGAATAACCCAGACAGCGGTAGTGCCACGGAAGAAATCACTGTTGACTATAACGATGACGATCTCGAAATAGGCTTTAATGCTCGTTATTTGATGGACATCACTCAACAACTCGAGAGCGATACAGCTAATCTACTTCTTGCTGATCCTGGGTCTCCAACAATGGTGCGCGATGGCGACGATCTTTCTGCGCTTTATGTTTTGATGCCAATGAGAGTGTAA
- the gluQRS gene encoding tRNA glutamyl-Q(34) synthetase GluQRS: MARKYSGHLYLRIEDIDKARSQECFSTAIIRDLHWLGIKWQEPVLYQSGHFELYENAINDLCQLGLLYPCFASRSEIKQSLKEVKAIKQDPDGAPVYPDIYKDYPEEKAKERILSGEPYALRLHMDRAITRAKKIEREAGRGFVYQSIDQDGQLGSVPLAAERWGDVVIKRKDTPTSYHLSVVIDDHNLGITHICRGKDLEAATDIHRILQINLGLSQPIYHHHDLVLYKDGKLSKSKGHPSLFELREKGINPSEIYESALLGLTALRKYLP; this comes from the coding sequence ATGGCCCGAAAATATTCAGGACATCTCTATCTACGCATTGAAGACATCGATAAGGCCCGTTCGCAAGAGTGCTTTAGCACAGCCATAATACGCGATTTACATTGGCTAGGTATTAAATGGCAAGAGCCAGTTCTCTATCAATCAGGGCATTTTGAGCTCTATGAGAACGCCATAAATGACTTGTGCCAGTTAGGGCTTCTTTATCCTTGCTTTGCAAGTCGTTCAGAGATCAAACAGTCCCTAAAAGAGGTCAAAGCCATCAAGCAAGATCCAGATGGTGCACCAGTCTATCCAGACATTTATAAGGACTATCCTGAAGAAAAAGCAAAAGAGCGCATTTTATCAGGCGAACCTTACGCTTTAAGACTTCATATGGACAGAGCAATAACAAGAGCAAAAAAAATAGAAAGAGAAGCAGGTAGAGGCTTTGTCTATCAATCAATTGATCAAGACGGACAGCTTGGCTCAGTTCCGTTAGCGGCTGAGCGCTGGGGAGATGTCGTCATAAAACGAAAAGACACTCCAACAAGTTATCACCTGTCGGTCGTCATAGATGATCATAATCTTGGCATAACTCATATCTGCCGTGGTAAAGACCTGGAAGCTGCAACAGATATTCATAGAATTTTGCAAATAAATCTTGGGCTTAGCCAGCCGATTTATCACCACCATGATCTGGTACTTTATAAAGATGGAAAGCTATCAAAGTCCAAAGGACATCCAAGTCTTTTCGAATTAAGAGAAAAAGGCATAAATCCTTCTGAAATTTACGAAAGCGCCTTACTCGGCCTCACCGCATTAAGAAAATATTTACCCTAA
- the dnaA gene encoding chromosomal replication initiator protein DnaA has product MTEDKKQCWLQVLARLRAELGEEVFSSWFGRVEFVGLEQGQLKLSVPTKFLRKWLVSHYYDVVVRVASEEFSKVDEAISSATFNVRQPVAVKDAGEVEVCTKSSPTKRPSVGTPVQGGGIFSDGNNENFTEYEGFQGSPLDKRFTFESFVTGASNRLAFAAAQQVSECLGQNLKFNPLYIHSSVGLGKTHLLHAIAWDVAKRNSSARVLYLTAERFMYSFIDALRTRDAMAFKDKLRGIDILLIDDMEFLQGKATQQEFGHTLNSLIDSNKQVIVASDRAPTQLESLDARMRSRLGGGLVVEVEALDFDLRSQVLRRRIEEKISEDPNFIVHEEVINFLADRLTESGRELDGAVNRIYANSQFTSEPITLTAVEHIIRDLMCSKEPRRIKIDDILKVISRHYGVSRGDILSERRNRSIVLPRQVGMYLAKRLTARSLPEIGRRFGGRDHTTVLHAIRKIEKEVAGNQTLREDLGILERLLKD; this is encoded by the coding sequence GTGACTGAAGATAAAAAACAATGCTGGTTACAAGTCCTTGCACGTTTGCGCGCAGAACTTGGCGAAGAAGTTTTTTCCAGTTGGTTTGGACGGGTTGAATTTGTTGGTCTAGAACAGGGCCAGCTTAAACTTTCTGTTCCGACAAAGTTTTTAAGAAAATGGCTTGTTTCACACTATTACGATGTTGTTGTTAGAGTTGCATCCGAAGAATTTTCAAAAGTTGATGAAGCAATTAGCTCTGCAACATTCAATGTACGCCAACCTGTTGCTGTTAAAGATGCAGGTGAAGTCGAAGTTTGCACAAAATCTTCACCAACCAAACGCCCCTCTGTTGGCACACCAGTGCAAGGTGGCGGGATCTTTAGCGACGGGAATAATGAAAACTTTACTGAATATGAAGGGTTTCAAGGATCTCCGCTGGATAAACGTTTTACCTTTGAGAGTTTTGTAACCGGCGCTTCTAATCGTTTGGCTTTTGCAGCTGCGCAACAAGTTTCTGAATGTCTTGGGCAAAATTTAAAATTCAATCCTTTGTACATCCACTCATCTGTTGGACTTGGCAAAACACACCTTTTACACGCTATTGCCTGGGATGTGGCCAAGCGTAACAGTTCTGCTCGCGTGCTTTACCTCACAGCAGAGCGGTTCATGTATAGCTTTATTGATGCGCTTAGAACCAGAGATGCCATGGCATTTAAAGATAAGTTGCGAGGCATTGATATACTCTTGATTGATGATATGGAATTCCTGCAGGGTAAAGCCACTCAGCAAGAGTTTGGACACACATTAAACTCTCTTATTGATAGCAATAAGCAAGTTATTGTGGCCTCTGATAGAGCTCCAACACAGCTAGAGAGCCTTGACGCTCGCATGCGGTCCCGCTTGGGCGGTGGCCTGGTTGTTGAGGTTGAAGCTCTTGATTTCGACCTTCGCTCACAAGTTCTTCGACGCCGGATTGAAGAAAAAATCTCTGAAGATCCGAACTTCATTGTGCATGAAGAAGTTATCAACTTCCTTGCTGATCGGCTTACTGAAAGTGGCCGCGAGCTTGATGGAGCTGTTAACCGCATTTATGCGAATTCACAATTCACAAGCGAGCCTATTACACTCACTGCTGTTGAGCATATTATTCGAGACTTAATGTGCTCTAAAGAGCCTCGCCGCATTAAAATTGATGATATTTTGAAAGTCATTTCACGGCATTATGGTGTGTCTCGTGGAGATATTCTGTCTGAACGCCGCAATCGCTCGATTGTATTGCCTCGGCAGGTTGGAATGTATCTCGCTAAACGTCTAACAGCACGTTCGTTGCCTGAAATTGGCCGACGTTTTGGCGGCAGGGACCACACAACAGTCTTGCATGCTATTCGCAAGATTGAGAAAGAAGTTGCTGGCAATCAAACTCTTCGAGAAGACCTTGGTATTCTTGAAAGATTGTTAAAAGACTGA
- a CDS encoding YifB family Mg chelatase-like AAA ATPase, with the protein MYAEVKTVAFIGVEAKPIDVQVQVASGLPAFNIVGLPDKAVAESRERVRAALNALGLGLPPKRITVNLAPADVPKYGSHYDLPIVLGLMAATDAISKDPLARYLVLGELALDGGISSVVGALPASISANRQNLGLICPSSCGPEAAWAAEDMDILAPNHLLNLINHFKGTQVLSPPKPKISAEASSDEGKPDMADIKGQEGAKRCLEIAAAGGHNLLMSGPPGAGKTMLASRLPTILPPLSPEEMLEVSMIQSLAGELSGGELKQARPFRAPHHSATMAALVGGGSRPKPGEVALAHHGVLFLDELPEFTAQVLDSLRQPLESGETSIARANHRITYPSKIQLIAAMNPCRCGKAFEPGFACSRGNNCAERYQSRISGPLLDRIDLQIEVPAVTALDLLDESPVETSAEIRKRVTMARLIQRERFEKINDSPELLNATCSAPLLEQIAAPDELGKKLLKEAAVKLNLSARGFHKALRVARTLADLENSERVSRAHIAEALSYRGNKVDSQSPQIAKNNQLSGY; encoded by the coding sequence ATGTACGCTGAAGTGAAAACAGTTGCTTTTATCGGGGTTGAAGCCAAGCCAATTGATGTACAAGTGCAAGTGGCATCTGGTCTCCCTGCCTTTAACATTGTAGGCCTGCCAGACAAAGCCGTAGCTGAAAGCCGCGAGCGTGTGAGAGCCGCTCTAAATGCTCTGGGGCTTGGGCTCCCTCCCAAAAGAATTACAGTGAATTTAGCACCAGCTGACGTACCTAAATATGGCTCCCATTATGATCTCCCCATTGTGCTTGGGTTAATGGCAGCAACAGACGCTATATCAAAAGACCCGCTAGCAAGGTATCTGGTATTAGGCGAACTTGCCCTTGATGGTGGAATTAGCTCTGTTGTGGGCGCGTTGCCAGCATCGATTAGTGCAAATAGGCAGAACCTCGGTCTGATTTGCCCCTCTTCATGTGGGCCAGAAGCCGCCTGGGCTGCGGAAGATATGGACATCTTAGCGCCCAATCATTTGCTCAATTTAATCAATCATTTCAAAGGGACACAGGTCCTAAGTCCACCAAAACCTAAAATAAGCGCGGAGGCCTCTTCAGATGAAGGCAAGCCAGATATGGCTGATATCAAAGGTCAGGAAGGCGCAAAACGTTGTTTGGAAATAGCAGCAGCTGGTGGCCATAACTTGCTGATGTCTGGCCCACCTGGCGCGGGGAAAACCATGCTGGCCTCGCGCTTACCAACAATCTTGCCTCCACTCTCACCTGAAGAAATGCTTGAGGTCTCTATGATTCAAAGCTTGGCCGGTGAGTTAAGCGGGGGTGAACTCAAACAAGCACGCCCTTTTAGAGCACCACATCACTCAGCCACAATGGCAGCCTTAGTTGGCGGAGGTAGCAGGCCCAAACCAGGTGAAGTCGCTTTGGCCCATCATGGCGTTTTGTTTCTTGATGAGCTCCCTGAATTTACAGCTCAGGTCCTAGACAGTTTGCGCCAGCCGCTTGAGTCAGGCGAAACATCAATTGCAAGGGCCAACCACCGTATTACATATCCGTCTAAAATTCAGCTTATCGCTGCTATGAACCCCTGCCGTTGCGGTAAAGCCTTTGAGCCTGGGTTTGCTTGTTCACGCGGGAATAATTGTGCTGAGCGTTATCAATCTCGAATTTCAGGCCCTCTGCTAGACCGAATAGACCTCCAAATTGAAGTTCCAGCCGTAACAGCTCTGGACCTTCTTGATGAAAGCCCCGTTGAAACCAGCGCTGAGATTAGAAAGCGGGTGACAATGGCACGGTTAATCCAGCGAGAACGGTTCGAAAAAATAAATGACAGCCCTGAACTTTTAAACGCTACCTGCTCGGCCCCCTTGTTAGAGCAAATCGCCGCCCCGGATGAATTAGGTAAAAAGCTACTAAAAGAAGCAGCAGTCAAACTCAACCTTTCTGCAAGAGGCTTCCATAAAGCCTTAAGAGTTGCACGAACTTTAGCTGACTTAGAAAACTCTGAAAGAGTGAGCCGCGCTCACATCGCTGAAGCCTTATCCTATCGCGGTAATAAAGTAGATAGCCAAAGCCCTCAAATTGCAAAAAACAATCAATTAAGCGGATACTAA